From a single Rosa rugosa chromosome 7, drRosRugo1.1, whole genome shotgun sequence genomic region:
- the LOC133723106 gene encoding ankyrin repeat-containing protein At5g02620-like yields MMMLRRPKPRCLPSSGSKNEAAAISNTGLGGMDPEIFAAAAEGNIKALSTHGELLHEILTPTKNTVLHIYVAHASYPTLTKLEKFDSSIYGLPGLLADLLIKKLMPCIWDAENTVRPTTLTASQVQRSKEIVTQLLEVCPKLLLQPNNNGDIALHIAARYGLDGVVEVLIGAAKARHGDVEKQVEEAWQMLRTPNKEGDTALHEAARFNHLGVVKKLCREYPDFSYSANVARRTPIYLAAERGYRDLVSEILDSCTYPGYQGPSGKTAFTCCSDLQYKEKTLAQARDEQGWTPLHFAALIGNRWIVSRLLDCDKSIAYIVDKDDKKTALHIAASKGHEGVLTELIYRCPDCCEVVDRRQRNILHYAIENRKFEIAKVVQNHPWMSNILLNGKDVAGNTPLHRLVNIRLQTATESLFRYGKAPTRLSRFIHDARVDKRALNKEDLNAIDIILDDDHTLSEVERNANIYDKTTKLVVKRLWKTVGLDQVIRSNDGVMGVVENNKVGKDTEKEAIGVLLVVAKLIAKVTFAAGFTVPGGYQSEKGPEQGSAILTRNAAFKAFVVTNTIDMIMSSSTVLAYLIVSLRVAFRKIIGLPYLENQAVSMLCAMLAMVIAFITGTYAVLGTSSVLAIVVCVVGFSFFLGCSIWNCRGS; encoded by the exons ATGATGATGCTGCGAAGGCCGAAACCAAGGTGCCTTCCAAGTTCTGGTTCGAAGAATGAAGCTGCAGCAATTAGCAACACAGGTTTAGGTGGCATGGATCCAGAGATATTCGCAGCAGCAGCCGAAGGAAATATTAAAGCCCTTTCAACACATGGGGAGCTTCTGCATGAAATACTCACTCCAACCAAAAACACTGTCCTACATATTTATGTAGCACATGCAAGCTACCCAACCTTAACAAAACTCGAAAAGTTTGACAGCTCCATATATGGCCTCCCTGGTCTACTTGCTGATTTGCTCATTAAAAAGCTAATGCCATGCATATGGGACGCAGAAAACACAGTTAGGCCAACTACCTTAACTGCATCCCAAGTACAGAGGTCAAAGGAGATTGTCACTCAGTTGCTTGAAGTGTGTCCAAAGCTACTTTTGCAGCCCAACAATAATGGCGACATTGCACTACACATTGCGGCCAGATATGGGCTTGATGGTGTAGTTGAAGTTCTTATTGGGGCAGCAAAAGCTCGTCATGGCGATGTTGAGAAACAGGTTGAAGAAGCTTGGCAAATGTTGAGGACACCCAACAAGGAGGGAGACACAGCCCTACACGAGGCAGCGCGCTTTAATCACCTCGGTGTGGTGAAGAAATTGTGCAGAGAATACCCTGATTTCTCCTACTCGGCTAATGTTGCTAGAAGGACTCCAATTTACTTGGCTGCTGAAAGGGGATATCGAGACTTGGTTTCTGAAATACTGGATTCTTGTACTTATCCAGGTTACCAAGGCCCTAGTGGTAAAACAGCTTTTACATGCTGCAGTGATCTTCAGT ACAAGGAGAAGACCCTGGCACAAGCAAGAGATGAACAAGGATGGACTCCACTTCACTTTGCTGCACTCATCGGTAACAGATGGATTGTGAGCCGGCTACTAGATTGTGATAAATCAATTGCCTATATCGTTGACAAAGATGACAAGAAGACAGCTCTTCACATTGCAGCTTCCAAAGGCCATGAAGGCGTACTGACAGAGCTTATATATCGTTGCCCTGATTGTTGTGAAGTAGTCGACCGACGCCAGCGGAATATCCTTCATTATGCCATTGAGAACAGGAAATTTGAAATAGCGAAGGTTGTTCAAAACCATCCATGGATGAGCAACATCCTTCTAAATGGTAAAGATGTTGCCGGAAACACACCCCTCCATCGACTAGTCAACATACGCCTCCAAACAGCTACTGAATCTTTATTTCGCTATGGAAAAGCTCCTACCCGGTTGAGTCGGTTCATTCATGATGCTAGAGTGGATAAGAGGGCTTTGAACAAGGAAGACCTAAATGCTATTGACATCATTCTTGATGATGACCATACTTTATCAGAAGTGGAg AGAAATGCTAATATATATGACAAGACTAC AAAGTTGGTCGTTAAGAGGCTTTGGAAGACAGTGGGGCTAGACCAAGTCATCCGATCAAACGATGGTGTGATGGGGGTAGTCGAGAATAACAAAGTTGGGAAAGATACTGAAAAGGAAGCAATAGGTGTTCTTTTGGTAGTGGCTAAACTCATAGCAAAAGTAACATTCGCAGCAGGTTTCACTGTACCCGGTGGTTACCAAAGTGAGAAAGGACCTGAGCAGGGTTCTGCTATTTTAACAAGAAATGCAGCTTTCAAAGCATTTGTTGTAACAAATACAATAGACATGATTATGTCCAGCAGCACTGTGTTAGCTTACCTTATTGTCTCCTTACGAGTAGCTTTCCGGAAAATAATTGGTTTGCCATATCTGGAGAATCAAGCAGTTTCAATGTTGTGTGCCATGCTTGCAATGGTAATTGCATTCATTACCGGCACATATGCAGTTTTAGGTACTTCTTCAGTACTTGCCATCGTTGTTTGTGTGGTCGGCTTCAGTTTTTTTCTTGGATGTTCTATTTGGAATTGTAGAGGGTCGTGA
- the LOC133721453 gene encoding uncharacterized protein LOC133721453 codes for MAQPENPVVLDQTLKPFYQRASEAEDRLTRLEAALASKKDSGNKDDSKLISELQEENKKLAAENAKLQYRIHHLVQAVRDADVKLEKK; via the exons ATGGCGCAACCTGAGAATCCTGTCGTCCTGGACCAGACGTTGAAGCCTTTTTACCAGAGAGCCTCCGAAGCCGAG GACCGCTTAACAAGACTTGAAGCTGCCCTTGCTAGTAAGAAAG ATTCTGGAAATAAGGATGATTCAAAGTTGATCAGTGAACTCCAAGAAGAG AACAAGAAGCTCGCTGCAGAGAATGCAAAGCTCCAGTACCGCATACACCACCTTGTTCAGGCAGTCAGAGATGCTGATGTCAAGTTAGAGAAAAAGTGA
- the LOC133721819 gene encoding glycerol-3-phosphate dehydrogenase [NAD(+)] GPDHC1, cytosolic, whose amino-acid sequence MVGSIEAANGSLHSNGSVQNFNGLEEKLDELRRIVGKADGDPLRIVGVGAGAWGSVFAAVLQDSYGQFRDKIQIRIWRRAGRAVDRVTAEHLFEVINSREDVLRRLIRRCAYLKYVEARLGDRTLYADEILKDGFCLNMIDTPLCHLKVVTNLQEAVWDADIVVNGLPSTETKVVFEEISNYWKERITDPIIISLAKGIEAALKPLPHIITPTQIIYRATGIPLENILYLGGPNIASEIYNKEYANARICGAEKWRKPLAKFLRQPHFIVWDNSDLVTHEVMGGLKNVYAIGAGMVAALTKESATSKSVYFAHCTSEMIFITHLLAEEPEKLAGPLLADTYVTLLKGRNAWYGQMLAKGEINRDMGENISGKGMIQGVSAVQAFYELLSQSSLNVLHPEENKPVAPVELCPILKTLYKILITREQSSQAILQALRDENLNDPRERIEIAQSHVFYRPSLLGQPLNNLKVQEKVVT is encoded by the exons ATGGTGGGGAGCATTGAGGCTGCGAATGGAAGTTTGCACTCAAATGGGTCTGTTCAGAATTTCAATGGTTTGGAAGAGAAGCTTGATGAGCTGCGGCGCATTGTAGGCAAGGCTGATGGTGATCCATTGAGAATTGTTGGTGTTGGGGCAGGTGCTTGGGGTAGTGTTTTTGCAGCTGTTTTGCAAGATAGCTATGGTCAGTTTCGAGACAAGATTCAAATAAGGATATGGAGAAGAGCAGGAAGGGCTGTGGATAGAGTCACCGCTGAACATCTTTTTGAAGTGATCAATTCAAGGGAGGATGTGTTGAGGAGGCTGATCAGGCGCTGCGCGTATTTGAAATATGTGGAGGCAAGGCTAGGGGACCGGACACTTTATGCAGATGAGATTTTGAAAGATGGGTTTTGTTTGAACATGATTGATACACCACTTTGTCATTTGAAGGTGGTGACCAATTTGCAGGAGGCTGTCTGGGATGCCGATATCGTGGTAAACGGCTTGCCTTCAACTGAAACAAAAGTGGTGTTTGAAGAGATTAGTAATTATTGGAAGGAAAGAATCACAGATCCCATTATCATCTCTTTGGCCAAAGGTATTGAGGCTGCACTCAAGCCTCTTCCACATATTATAACTCCCACGCAGATTATTTACCGCGCAA CTGGAATCCCTCTGGAGAACATACTTTATCTGGGTGGACCAAATATTGCCTCGGAGATTTACAACAAGGAATATGCAAATGCTCGAATTTGTGGAGCTGAGAAGTGGAGAAAACCTCTGGCCAAGTTTTTAAGGCAACCCCATTTTATTGTCTGGGACAATAGCGACCTTGTTACGCATGAAGTCATGGGTGGTTTAAAGAATGTATATGCCATTGGAGCAG GGATGGTAGCAGCCCTCACAAAGGAGAGTGCTACCAGCAAGTCTGTATACTTTGCGCATTGTACGTCGGAGATGATATTTATTACTCATTTGCTGGCTGAAGAGCCTGAGAAGCTTGCAGGGCCTTTGCTGGCTGACACATATGTTACCTTACTGAAAGGAAGAAATGCGTGGTATGGGCAAATGTTAGCCAAAGGTGAAATCAACCGGGATATGGGTGAGAACATCAGTGGAAAAGGAATGATTCAG GGTGTCTCTGCAGTCCAAGCATTTTATGAACTTCTCAGTCAATCGAGCCTGAATGTGTTGCATCCTGAAGAAAACAAGCCTGTTGCTCCAGTAGAGCTCTGCCCCATCTTGAAGACACTATATAAAATATTGATAACAAG GGAGCAATCGTCACAAGCTATTCTTCAAGCATTGAGGGATGAGAATTTAAATGATCCAAGGGAACGCATTGAGATTGCGCAGAGCCATGTCTTCTATAGGCCTTCACTTCTGGGGCAGCCTCTGAATAATTTGAAAGTGCAAGAGAAAGTGGTAACATAA
- the LOC133723107 gene encoding G-type lectin S-receptor-like serine/threonine-protein kinase At1g11410: protein MSPEYLMEGLFSIKSDVYSFGVLLLEIIIGKKNAGYYHEEYPNSNLVRHVWELWKEGRAVEVIDSSIGESYLVSEVIRCIQIALLCVQEFATDRPTMSAVVSMLGNDATLPSPRRPAFLLKRTSPSGDPSSSEGANSVNDVTCTIIEAR from the exons ATGTCTCCGGAATATTTAATGGAAGGACTGTTTTCAATAAAGTCTGATGTATATAGTTTTGGTGTTTTACTGCTGGAAATCATTATTGGCAAAAAGAATGCTGGTTATTACCATGAGGAGTATCCTAATTCAAATTTGGTTAGACAT GTTTGGGAGTTGTGGAAAGAAGGTAGAGCTGTGGAAGTCATTGATTCATCTATAGGTGAATCTTACCTTGTTAGTGAAGTTATAAGATGCATTCAAATCGCGCTCTTGTGTGTGCAAGAATTTGCAACTGACCGGCCAACCATGTCAGCTGTTGTTTCCATGTTAGGTAATGATGCAACTCTTCCTTCACCAAGACGACCCGCATTTTTACTAAAGAGAACGAGTCCTAGTGGAGACCCATCCAGCAGCGAAGGAGCTAATTCAGTAAATGATGTCACATGTACAATTATAGAAGCTCGCTAA